Proteins from a genomic interval of Marmoricola sp. OAE513:
- a CDS encoding SDR family oxidoreductase yields MKILVTGGSGFLGSAVVRRLSAAGHDAVVADLREPETLPDGVTFARFDVTDADLVGAVIGAVQPEVVVHLASIVTPGKKSNRELEYAVDVDGTRNVLDACLAHGVRRIVVSSSGAAYGYHADNPAWLTEIDQVRGNEEFAYSHHKRLVEEMLAELRTSTPALEQVVLRIGTILGESVDNQITALFDWPFLLKVGGADSPFVFIWDTDVAAIIERGATGPADAVVGVTNVAGDGTLTMDDIAQRLGKRAVSVPTIALQGVLGVLKPLGLSAYGPEQTRFLQFRPVLANDRLRTTFGYVPSKTSSEAFDAWLAARAQRTRP; encoded by the coding sequence ATGAAGATCCTGGTCACCGGCGGCAGCGGCTTCCTCGGCAGTGCCGTCGTACGACGCCTCAGCGCCGCCGGCCACGACGCCGTGGTTGCGGACCTGCGAGAGCCGGAGACCCTCCCCGACGGTGTGACCTTCGCGCGCTTCGACGTCACCGACGCCGACCTCGTCGGCGCGGTGATCGGGGCCGTGCAGCCCGAGGTCGTCGTGCACCTGGCCTCGATCGTCACACCCGGCAAGAAGTCGAACCGCGAGCTCGAGTACGCCGTCGACGTCGACGGCACCCGCAACGTCCTGGACGCGTGCTTGGCGCACGGCGTACGCCGGATCGTCGTGTCCTCCAGCGGAGCGGCGTACGGGTACCACGCGGACAACCCCGCCTGGTTGACCGAGATCGACCAGGTGCGCGGCAACGAGGAGTTCGCCTACTCCCACCACAAGCGGTTGGTGGAGGAGATGCTTGCCGAGCTGCGAACGAGCACCCCGGCGCTCGAGCAGGTCGTGCTGCGGATCGGCACGATCCTCGGCGAGTCCGTCGACAACCAGATCACGGCACTGTTCGACTGGCCGTTCCTGCTCAAGGTCGGCGGCGCCGATTCTCCGTTCGTCTTCATCTGGGACACCGACGTCGCCGCCATCATCGAGCGCGGCGCGACCGGTCCGGCGGACGCGGTCGTCGGGGTCACCAACGTCGCCGGCGACGGCACCCTCACGATGGACGACATCGCGCAACGGCTCGGCAAGCGGGCCGTGTCGGTGCCGACGATCGCCCTGCAGGGTGTGCTCGGCGTGCTGAAGCCGCTGGGGCTGTCGGCGTACGGGCCGGAACAGACGAGGTTCCTGCAGTTCCGACCCGTGCTCGCCAACGACCGGCTGCGCACCACCTTCGGGTACGTGCCGAGCAAGACCTCCTCAGAGGCCTTCGACGCCTGGCTGGCAGCGCGCGCTCAGCGCACCCGGCCGTAG
- a CDS encoding NlpC/P60 family protein, producing MSTTTGRTHLRALGLLCAPFVALAVLVAPAPAQADLASVSGTPTTQAPAAPAAAPAPTAAQIRAQKKAQRLKRAKAFGRKAVRVAATRKGSSYSYGAAGPRRFDCSGLTMWTFKRLGKKLPHSSAAQYGRVKHLRAKDRRAGDLVFFHDGGGIYHVAIYAGKNQIWHAPYSGTRVRKERIWTRSVYYGRVR from the coding sequence ATGTCCACGACGACTGGTCGTACTCATCTGCGCGCGCTCGGACTCCTCTGCGCGCCTTTCGTTGCCCTTGCTGTCCTGGTCGCTCCGGCGCCGGCGCAGGCTGACCTCGCCTCGGTGTCGGGCACCCCGACCACCCAGGCTCCCGCTGCCCCGGCGGCTGCTCCGGCTCCCACCGCGGCACAGATCAGGGCCCAGAAGAAGGCTCAGAGGCTGAAGCGCGCCAAGGCGTTCGGTCGCAAGGCCGTCCGCGTGGCCGCGACCCGCAAGGGGTCGAGCTACTCCTACGGTGCCGCCGGCCCGCGTCGCTTCGACTGCTCGGGTCTGACGATGTGGACCTTCAAGCGGCTCGGCAAGAAGCTTCCGCACTCCTCGGCTGCCCAGTACGGCCGGGTGAAGCACCTGCGCGCCAAGGACCGCCGCGCCGGGGACCTGGTGTTCTTCCACGACGGTGGCGGGATCTACCACGTCGCGATCTACGCCGGGAAGAACCAGATCTGGCACGCGCCGTACTCGGGCACCCGGGTCCGCAAGGAGCGCATCTGGACCCGCTCGGTCTACTACGGCCGGGTGCGCTGA
- the def gene encoding peptide deformylase, which translates to MEGRVLPVVRAPDPVLSRPGAVVDPTDPEIVQLAADLIATMRVSPGCVGLAAPQVGVSAKVFCVDVSEHPKTRGHHGTFVLCNAEIVSATRNEKAREGCMSVPDLTGDVKRASRLVVRGQEPGTGAEVIIEAEAFEARALQHEIDHCEGLLFLDRVAGAHALHPRKTYL; encoded by the coding sequence ATGGAAGGCCGCGTCCTCCCGGTCGTCCGGGCCCCTGACCCCGTCCTGTCGCGCCCCGGCGCGGTGGTCGACCCGACCGATCCCGAGATCGTGCAGCTCGCGGCGGACCTGATCGCCACCATGCGGGTCTCGCCCGGGTGCGTCGGCCTGGCCGCGCCTCAGGTCGGGGTGAGTGCGAAGGTGTTCTGCGTGGACGTCTCCGAGCACCCCAAGACCCGCGGCCACCACGGCACGTTCGTGCTCTGCAACGCGGAGATCGTCAGCGCGACCCGCAACGAGAAGGCGCGCGAGGGCTGCATGAGCGTGCCCGACCTGACCGGTGACGTGAAGCGCGCCTCCCGGCTCGTCGTCCGGGGGCAGGAGCCGGGCACCGGCGCCGAGGTCATCATCGAGGCCGAGGCCTTCGAGGCCCGGGCGCTGCAGCACGAGATCGACCACTGCGAGGGGCTGCTGTTCCTCGACCGGGTGGCGGGCGCGCACGCGCTGCACCCGCGCAAGACCTACTTATGA
- a CDS encoding ACT domain-containing protein, which yields MPLLAITVLGHDRPGIIAETTGVLAGLGLNIEDSTMTLLRGHFAMTLITDGSASPGEVEEGLGGLTADGSLSVSVRAVPAETPVSRGSSYLLSVHGGDRPGIVSNVVAEVAAVGGNITDLTTRLAGELYVLIAEVDLPASVSADELSASLSAAATALGVDVSLRALDSDDL from the coding sequence ATGCCGCTCCTCGCCATCACCGTCCTCGGCCACGACCGTCCCGGGATCATCGCGGAGACCACGGGTGTCCTCGCCGGACTGGGCCTGAACATCGAGGACTCGACGATGACGCTGCTGCGCGGTCACTTCGCGATGACGCTGATCACCGACGGCTCCGCCTCGCCCGGAGAGGTCGAGGAGGGGCTCGGCGGGCTCACCGCGGACGGCTCCCTCTCGGTGTCCGTGCGCGCGGTCCCCGCGGAGACTCCCGTCAGCCGCGGCTCGTCGTACCTGCTCAGCGTGCACGGGGGCGACCGTCCGGGGATCGTCTCCAACGTGGTCGCCGAAGTCGCAGCGGTGGGCGGCAACATCACCGACCTGACCACGCGCCTGGCGGGCGAGCTCTACGTGCTCATCGCTGAGGTCGACCTGCCCGCGTCCGTCTCCGCCGATGAGCTGAGCGCCTCGCTGAGCGCGGCAGCCACGGCGCTCGGTGTCGACGTCTCCCTGCGCGCCCTGGACAGCGACGACCTCTGA